Part of the Vigna radiata var. radiata cultivar VC1973A chromosome 11, Vradiata_ver6, whole genome shotgun sequence genome is shown below.
CAATTAATGATTTGATAAAGATCTTGGTTGGCATTGAAAATGACCATTAAGCACCAATATATTCTGAATAGAGAGGAAATGGTAAGTGATCAACACTGACACAAGAATGTGAAAGTGTAGACTTAGTTACAAAGACAGGATTTCCTAATGTGAAGGGAAAGAATGACGAACCTAAAATGCAGGATTATGGAAAAAACCATGCCCTCTCAAGATTGTATAAATCAAATATTGCCTCTCTGTTTTACAAAACTCCCCTGTACCTCTCACTGACTCTCTGAACCTTTATACAACCTTCCATCCAACGGGAGATCTAACAGCAAGCTTTTAAGAAACATTGCCATCaagcaataatttattttacaatcatAGTAGACTAGAGTTCTACTTAAAGAGTaacttgagaaaagaagaatcaagGAAACATATAATAAGAAAGGGATCAATGACATGGAAAGTAAATTAGAAATGCATTGCCAGCAGCGATGAATAAATTTGCACAATATTCACACCTTCTGTCCTGATGACGTGTAGCATATTGGATTCTTTGCAATATCAAACGACATTGGTGCTTGCTGACAGAATCAGCCAAAGGATTGTTCCTAAACTCTTCAAGCTCTTTGGTAAGTAACTGTCCAGCCCTTGGGTGGCGTGATCCCAGACGTTGAGCAGATATAAGAACTGCCTGTACATCTTGAACTCTGTTTGTTGTTTCTGCAGTTGCATCAACATTGAAGAGAACCTTGTGAATATTTGATATGATGACATTAAGAGGGTCATCAGGGTCGTCTGCTAGGAGTGGATCCAATCCTTCTATATCTATGTGCTCTGCAATAGCCCAAATAAGGCGGGCCAAAATTCTTGGTGTATTGACCTGTTACGTTCACAAACATTACCATGCAACATTGAAGTGTGTGTGAGAAAATTCCATTCACttgtgaaatatatttattcaacaTAAACAACACTAAAGTAACTTCAAACCATGATTGTCATTCCCGGATATCGGGGCACAGTGGCCTGACCACAAAAGTGGGATATTGGATGGCTGGATGATCATTACTAATACTTTTTATCCATACtcaacaattaatatatatatatatatatatatataaggatataagttgaaaaacaaaaagaaaaaaaaaatcagaccATACACCAATCATCATTTAGAGTAAAAACTTGTGGTAGGCGAACAAATATAGAGTACAAGGtcaagaaaaatcaaacttaaaacctaaattttaaaaatataattacttgaCCGCAAAaagagttaaattaaaataataataatgaaaccTAAAGCAACTAGGGAGGAAAATTAACAGTGGGaacaatggaaagaaaaaaaataacagtgTTGCTGGTTCATTTTGTACACTGtcatgtaatataaaaaatcaaattaaaaagacaCAAAATACCCAAAATAACCTGACAAACGTCAATTAAAGTGAAGGAATTTTGGACATTTCAACTGTTTCTAATCTGCATTAAATGAATCACGAAGGGCTCGAAATTCACACAACACAACCCACACTGTGACCCTCTGAACCACACTGCTGCTACAGTTGCAATGCACCACAACCCAACAATGACCACAGCTTGCCTAGCTTCAACAAGGTAAAAGATAATTTACTTCCACAATGGAGTTGACTAACTGTCTGAAGACAGTGAAAAATTCATACTCATTAACTATCAAATTGCATTACTGAATTTAACAGCATTATGACGAATGCCTTAAAGGAAGGTAGATAGTTGTAATGGAAAGCATGGGCATAGATTGCATGTGGGATAAACTTAAAGGTTTTCGTATGAAATTCATCCTTAAAAAATGGTTCATGATAACAAAAGCCTCTCTTTATATGGTACCAGCCACATACATGCAATTGACAGAATAAGAAATTTTAGTGTTGCTGATTTCATGTATATTAGACTGAGTACCTCACGTAAGTCCTTCACAAGCTCACGTTGCAAGTTTTGTAATCTAGTTTCGTTCAAAATTTGGTCCTGAGAAGCTCCATCTTTGACTCGTTTAACACCACCCCTGGTATCATATATGTAACATAACCGAACAAGCAACTTTAAGTAGCAGTCAAAAGCATAGGTACGGCCATCACAATCCCATTTAACACAAGGTCGACAAACTTCCACCACTTCTAAAGCAGGTTCAGTCCAGTTTAATGCACCATAACCCGTTCCGTATGCCAAAGCTCCAATGACCCTACTCTCCTTGCCCGTGTTTTTTTGTTCAGGCAGTGGCAGAGACAGCTGAAAGCAGCTTTCCACCAGTGATGCAACTAACTCCTCCCTAAATATACTTTTACTTGTAATGCTGTTAAGATCATCATTCACTCTGGCATCCTCAAAAAGAGATGCTATATCTGTTCCAGCGAGAGGTTTCTGCCCTCTCCGTACACTTTCCTTGGCAAATAGATGCACACAAAGAGCTGTTCTACATATACATGCTAGAGCATACATTCGATCCGATTCTGCTCTCAGGTTTTTCACCATCAAAAGTAGCCTCTTGAACAGTGATACCTACAAGCAGCCGTCTATACATAATAAGCACTTTGTCAAGCCAAATATCCTATGCTACCCTAATACAGTCTAGCATCAAATGTCACATGGGATACAGTTCACATACATACATTTTAACCACTAGATTGCACAACAATCAACCAAAAGTCTAGAAATTTGACAGAAGCATTAATACATTCACACAAGATACAGATAAATACATTTACACATCATATTGTTGTGAACTATGGCTTAGGCTGGAGAAATTTTGATGCCTTTAATAATTCAAAAGGCTAACAAACTACTACTTAAAACATTAGGTTAAGCATTAGAATACCAAGGATAAGCAAAATGAACAATCAAACTTGAACAGAAACACTCTCAtctgatttataaaaaaaattaagatgtataaattgattttaacttttGGAAGAATTTCGATTTGTTTATACGGCTAATTTGAgaaggaaaataagaaaataaaatgcttttcttcttaaattaaaattctgtacaagataaaaacttttttctttttgtcatttttttctcctataATTGATTGTGGAAAAGTTTATGTAAAGAGACTCGGTCTTTTTCAATAAGTGCTTATATAGATGCTTATGCACACAGCACCAAACTAGTGAAAGTCTGATGATATATTCATAATTCATAGGCTAAAAAGCAacaggaaaataaaaacattaggACAAGCATTAGCCTACCAAGGATGAGCAGAAGAATAATCAAACTGCTATAACGCCCTATCTAACTTCCCTAAAATCTTCGTACGTACATAGAAGTTTATTCCCAAAGTGAAATTTCAAAGCTAGTCATAATTTATAGGCTAGCATACTACCATGTAAAACACTAGAAAAAGCACTAGCACTCGGCATAACAATCCATTTAAGAACCGTGTTAAGAACACACACAATAAAACACTCTTGAGACATGCTTTTACTCCATAAAACACTCTTTTTAACACAGTCTCCTAGTCGAGGTTTAAGGGGATGTTTAAGGGGAATGACTTATCATCCGAATGGGACCGTATGTTCCATTATCACCCCAATGTTCTATTATTGGTTAAAACATACTGAAAACTACAAAATCATGAGATAGTGTGTTCAAAAGAATCTGTTCCAAGCATTTTTCTTAACCTAATCATCAATTCATAGATGTGAATAAACAACACCGGGACACCCCCACCTGCATGTGAAGATCAAGGAGATGCAAATTGGTGACAACAGCCCTTACAATGCTCTCTCTAGCAGAAGCAAATTCCTGCCGATCCCACAACGTTAAAATGGCAATGATGGATTGCGAAGCCCATTCAGGCTTACCACCAGGCACATCAGCCAGGTACAGCATGTTGATCCCAACCTCATAGATCAAAGCCGGTTCCAACGAGGAAACAAGGAAGGGCGCCAAGTGAGTCACCACATCCGACACCCCCACAAGCTTCTCCGCGTGGGAATCAACCTCGTCACTTCCACTAGCGGCAGAGAAAGCCTTGGACAGCTTACGGATGACCTCGACGCTGCCGGAGGCAACGGCCTTGACGGAGTACACGACGGGGAAGACAGTGGCGCGGAAGTTCTCAACAGGGAGGATGAGGGAGCGCGCCATGAGGGCGCGGCGCTTGCGCCACACGAAGTCCACCATGGAGGAGACCCAGTTGGAGCGGATCGCGAGAGAGTTCTCGCTGTCGACGAGTTTGTCGCCAGCGAGCTTGCTCATGCGCTTGGAGCTGAACTCCTGGAAGAGTCGTCCGACAGATTCGAACGCGACCTTGGCGACGGCATCGGCGCGGTCGAGCATGTTGGCGGCAACGCGGGCCCACCAGGCGGAGACGCGGTCGAGGAGGTTGACGTTGTTCTCGCAGAGCGTGACAAGATCGTCGCGGGCGAGGACGCAGCCCAGGGTTTCCGTGACGGAGAAGCGGAGGTTATCGCTGGGGGAGTCGAAGCACTCCGAAATCTCCTTGTTGCAGTCAGAGATGAGTTTGGCGAGGCGATAGAAGGGGATAGCAGCGAGGATCGAGACGGCGGCGGCGGCGACGTCAGGGTCCGGGAAGTGGAGGTCATTGCGGATGCCGCTGCAGACGTTTTCCCAAAGGTCCGGGGTTAGCCGGGTGGAGCGGATGAGGTCGAAGGCTAGCTTCTTGCAGACGGCGGACGCCGGGGCTGCAACGATCTCTTCAACGGCGGTTTTTGCAATGACGGCAATGTCGCGGCCGGCGGCGGACTGCTGGAGGGCCTGGAGGAGAGCGCTGGACTGGCGGAGGGCGTCGTTGGAGCGGAGATCAGCTTGGATCTGGGCGAAGAGAATGTCCATCGTTGGGTGTTGGTGAGTTCAGTCTTGAGACTGAAGAATTATGTTGCTTTTTAGATTTTGGTGTGAGGGAGTTGAATTGGGTGCAATGATATCATGAACTCCTGTGTTCTGTAGCTTGTTAGATTTTGGTGGTTGTCGTGAAATTTTATCTGTGGAGGAGACGGTGGTTTGGAGTGTTAAAAGGAGCAACACTGGCATTGCCGGGATCAGGAGAACTCCATAAGATGTTGGCTAAACGACTacactttttaatttgaattcacATATGAACCAATTTTTGTATCTCTTTTTTAATATCTTCATTTAATTCAATAACTACAATGTATTTTTATAGTtagatttattatattattaaatatcttatttttatttttattttgcagtttaatttatattttttatatatttagtatttgtatgtatatttaataatataaaggagattaattttataatagtttaagCCATACAAATTTCCtcataaaacaacaaattgaGCAAATGGTGCAACAAATGTTGGAGGAAGGAACTATTACCCTAGCACCGACCTTTTCTCTTCGCCAATTAtttctgtaaaaaaaatgatagcACTTTGAGGTTTCGTGGAGAGGCACTGAATGTTGCGACAATCAAAGACATATTTCATATCCCACTCTTGAAGAGCTATTAGATGAATTATTTGGTGTCAAATTTTTTTCTAAGTTGGACCTCATATTAGGATATTACCAAAATTTGGTCAATCCTACTAACGGGTTCAAGATAGCTTTTAGAACCCATTAAGGACAATATGAATGGCTTGCCATGCCATTTGGGTTTACAAATGTCCCTACAACCTTTTAAGTTCTCATGAATGACATATTTCAAGGGCTTCTCAGGAAATTTGTGCTAGTGTTTTTTGATAATATACTAGTATATAACTCTTTTTGGTCTTACCATCTTGGTAATTTAGAAAGAGTCCTACATATCTTACAGAAAAACAAACTATATGTCAAATAATCAAAATGCTCTTTTGGTTTATCTCAAGTGGATTACTTGGGGCATATTGTCTCGGAGAATGGTGCGGCAATGGATGATAACAAGGTTCAAGCTATTTTATAGTGTCTTGCCCCTCAAAACACAAAATAGCTGAGAGGTTTCCTTGATCTCACGAGTTATCACAGAAGATTTATAAAAGAGTATGTTGCAATAGCTCACCGTTTGACCAATATCcttaaaaaggataattttcagtGGATTGCATAAGCAACTCAAGCATTTAAGGCCTTGAAACATACCCTCATTTAGCTTTTAATATTAGATTCTTAATTGGTTTTCatactttaatagaatattttaattagaattttttataattagatttatttagcatgagatacaaaaacatgttaaaaataactttttagttacataaattttctttggatattttgaggtgTGTTAGTACAACTGCAACTAAGTTGACCTCACTGAGGTGTagaaataaattggttaaagtttcatgacaccttaaaaataaatccaaaaatagcaaataatCAATACCACAAGAAGTCTATCCAAGCATTgcatgaaaaagtgaagaaatttggcTAAGCCGAGAAGAGGGAACTCGTTCGTTCTCTCAGACTCCTCCATTGGAAGTAATCATCCACCACTtctctcacttttattttaccatgtattccactccattcatggagggcTAAGCTTCTAGGGCTATTccactgtaatttcattatggattctgaggttaagttgaattaatgtatttgtttattttgattattgatttgagtgatcgtttttctatgtctttcatctctcaatcaCGTTAGAAGTaatgatttttgcatcataaggtgtttgaatctacatgcatattgaCCATATGAGTTCATGAGTTTCTAAGTTTGATTGACAATGTACTTTGACTAAATTTAAGAACTTTCAGATAATTAAACGAGTTTTTGCTactaattaagaatgtactttgattggtgGTAAgaattttaactataattaattgagaattgactttga
Proteins encoded:
- the LOC106777528 gene encoding protein TPLATE → MDILFAQIQADLRSNDALRQSSALLQALQQSAAGRDIAVIAKTAVEEIVAAPASAVCKKLAFDLIRSTRLTPDLWENVCSGIRNDLHFPDPDVAAAAVSILAAIPFYRLAKLISDCNKEISECFDSPSDNLRFSVTETLGCVLARDDLVTLCENNVNLLDRVSAWWARVAANMLDRADAVAKVAFESVGRLFQEFSSKRMSKLAGDKLVDSENSLAIRSNWVSSMVDFVWRKRRALMARSLILPVENFRATVFPVVYSVKAVASGSVEVIRKLSKAFSAASGSDEVDSHAEKLVGVSDVVTHLAPFLVSSLEPALIYEVGINMLYLADVPGGKPEWASQSIIAILTLWDRQEFASARESIVRAVVTNLHLLDLHMQVSLFKRLLLMVKNLRAESDRMYALACICRTALCVHLFAKESVRRGQKPLAGTDIASLFEDARVNDDLNSITSKSIFREELVASLVESCFQLSLPLPEQKNTGKESRVIGALAYGTGYGALNWTEPALEVVEVCRPCVKWDCDGRTYAFDCYLKLLVRLCYIYDTRGGVKRVKDGASQDQILNETRLQNLQRELVKDLREVNTPRILARLIWAIAEHIDIEGLDPLLADDPDDPLNVIISNIHKVLFNVDATAETTNRVQDVQAVLISAQRLGSRHPRAGQLLTKELEEFRNNPLADSVSKHQCRLILQRIQYATRHQDRRWAGVTEARGDYPFSHHKLTVLFFEASAAQDRKLEGLVHKAILELWRPDPSELTLLLTQGVDSTLLKVPPTAITLTGSSDPCYVEGYHLADSSDGRITLHLKVLNLTELELNRVDIRVGLSGALYYMNGSSQAVRQLRGLVSQDPVLCSVTVGVSHFERCALWVQVLYYPFYGSGAVGDYEGDYAEEDPQIMRQRRSLRPELGEPVILRCQPYKIPLTELLLPHQISPVEFFRLWPSMPAIVEYSGTYTYEGSGFKATAAQQYGASPFLSGLKSLSSKPFHKVCSHIIRTVAGFEMCYAAKTWHGGFLGMMIFGASEVSRNVDLGDETTTMMCKFVVRASDSSITKEIGSDLQGWLDDLTDGGVEYMPEDEVKVAAAERLRISMERIALLKAAQPRPKTPKSEDEDEEDEDMKNEGKNDEDEKRKGPSTLSKLTAEEAEHQALQAAVLQEWHMICKDRTTQVN